From one Nocardioides scoriae genomic stretch:
- a CDS encoding patatin-like phospholipase family protein has product MNGTGHDHGSEPHAPALPATRVGEHRNVFVLSGGAARGAVQVGMLEVLLDAGIVPHALVGTSVGALNAAFMGVRPDRARVRELRGKWLQMTTRDIFPGGTLTRVGHLVRQRPYLFSSAALARLIDDWKPVDRLEDLPTPVRVVTTPLAGDSAVYHRHGDLARLLLASAAVPAVFAPVDLPAGCGHPGLHVDGGVADNVPIRGAADLAPTRVFVLDASLPPRLPRGRTPIDVLVASLGVAMRSAPAPDLGPGVTVHRMTTPDLGIRMTDFTHTRQHMDDGRAAAEQVLEDLREMELSSALAAELAAQDAAAQEQASREQAARDDVAPAEVPSGTLHHRRVLRLWDRRSRVA; this is encoded by the coding sequence ATGAACGGCACCGGTCACGACCACGGCAGCGAGCCGCACGCGCCGGCCCTCCCCGCCACCCGGGTCGGCGAGCACCGCAACGTCTTCGTGCTCTCCGGGGGGGCCGCCCGCGGGGCCGTCCAGGTGGGCATGCTCGAGGTCCTGCTCGACGCCGGCATCGTGCCCCACGCGCTGGTGGGGACCTCGGTCGGCGCCCTCAACGCGGCCTTCATGGGCGTGCGCCCCGACCGGGCCCGGGTGCGCGAGCTGCGCGGCAAGTGGCTGCAGATGACGACCCGCGACATCTTCCCGGGCGGCACCCTGACCCGGGTCGGCCACCTGGTGCGGCAGCGGCCCTACCTGTTCTCGTCGGCCGCCCTGGCCCGGCTGATCGACGACTGGAAGCCCGTCGACCGCCTCGAGGACCTGCCCACCCCGGTGCGCGTGGTGACGACCCCGCTGGCCGGCGACTCCGCCGTCTACCACCGCCACGGCGACCTGGCCCGGCTGCTGCTCGCCTCGGCGGCCGTGCCCGCCGTCTTCGCCCCGGTCGACCTGCCCGCCGGCTGCGGCCACCCCGGCCTCCACGTCGACGGCGGCGTCGCCGACAACGTTCCGATCCGGGGCGCGGCCGACCTCGCCCCGACGCGCGTCTTCGTCCTCGACGCCAGCCTGCCGCCCCGGCTCCCGCGCGGCCGCACCCCCATCGACGTGCTCGTGGCCTCGCTGGGCGTCGCGATGCGCTCGGCCCCCGCTCCGGACCTCGGCCCCGGCGTCACCGTCCACCGGATGACCACCCCCGACCTCGGCATCCGGATGACCGACTTCACCCACACCCGCCAGCACATGGACGACGGCCGCGCGGCCGCCGAGCAGGTGCTCGAGGACCTGCGCGAGATGGAGCTCTCGAGCGCGCTGGCCGCCGAGCTGGCCGCCCAGGACGCGGCGGCCCAGGAGCAGGCGAGCCGGGAGCAGGCAGCCCGGGACGACGTCGCCCCGGCCGAGGTGCCCTCCGGCACGCTGCACCATCGCCGGGTGCTGCGGCTGTGGGACCGCCGCTCCCGGGTGGCCTGA
- a CDS encoding FkbM family methyltransferase, translating into MHQRRLCEQARDAHLHWLIEALGVDLVLDVGANRGQFGTGLRTSGYAGRIVSFEPAPAPRAELEQVSAADPAWQVHGWALGEADGSAVLHAVDEESELGSLRESSEFGRAWKDAMTRTREETVDVRRLDGAWETVGGDATRVLLKLDTQGFDLAAFRGAGRLVAAGGPVVALLSEVACLPIYDGVPPMDEHLAEYAAAGWALAGLYPVSFDRPTLRVIEHDALLVRTP; encoded by the coding sequence GTGCACCAGAGGCGCCTGTGCGAGCAGGCCCGCGACGCCCACCTGCACTGGCTGATCGAGGCGCTCGGGGTCGACCTGGTGCTCGACGTCGGGGCCAACCGCGGGCAGTTCGGGACCGGCCTGCGCACCAGCGGGTACGCCGGGCGCATCGTGTCCTTCGAGCCCGCCCCGGCGCCCCGGGCCGAGCTGGAGCAGGTGTCCGCGGCCGACCCCGCCTGGCAGGTCCACGGGTGGGCCCTGGGCGAGGCCGACGGGTCGGCCGTGCTGCACGCGGTCGACGAGGAGTCCGAGCTGGGCTCGCTGCGGGAGAGCTCGGAGTTCGGGCGGGCCTGGAAGGACGCGATGACGCGGACGCGCGAGGAGACCGTCGACGTGCGCCGTCTCGACGGGGCGTGGGAGACCGTCGGCGGCGACGCGACCCGGGTGCTGCTCAAGCTGGACACGCAGGGCTTCGACCTCGCGGCGTTCCGCGGCGCCGGTCGCCTGGTGGCGGCCGGTGGCCCGGTCGTGGCGCTGCTCTCGGAGGTGGCCTGCCTGCCGATCTACGACGGCGTGCCGCCGATGGACGAGCACCTCGCGGAGTACGCCGCCGCGGGCTGGGCGCTGGCCGGGCTCTACCCCGTCTCCTTCGACCGGCCCACGCTGCGCGTCATCGAGCACGACGCGCTCCTCGTCCGCACGCCCTGA
- a CDS encoding YegS/Rv2252/BmrU family lipid kinase produces MAVAPPTQSVSVVLNAGSRRGVQAVADVRRLLDAAGLGHARVHAAPAGGGLLAALDGALAEAPDLLVVGGGDGSLSAAAGMVAGTGTVLGVLPLGTANDFARTLTIPTDLAEATRTLAVGKVVDVDLGRARAYGPGTASVCRSFLNVASTGLSIGVTERLRPVLKRRLGPLAYPVATLSAYRHHEPFSARLEFPDGDHETLELEDLLQLAVGNGRHYGGGNAVSPTASLDDHRLDVYAIRRGRLRDHVSIARFLKDGSFVEHDQVDHLLTRRVRVHTDAPRPFNLDGELALATPVDFRVERNALRVVVPRAATAAAYDGPGLVAGDAPAA; encoded by the coding sequence ATGGCCGTCGCACCCCCCACCCAGTCCGTCTCCGTGGTCCTCAACGCCGGGTCGCGACGCGGGGTCCAGGCCGTCGCCGACGTGCGCCGCCTGCTCGACGCCGCCGGGCTGGGCCACGCCCGGGTGCACGCCGCACCCGCGGGCGGTGGCCTGCTGGCCGCCCTCGACGGGGCGCTGGCCGAGGCCCCGGACCTGCTGGTCGTCGGGGGCGGCGACGGCAGCCTCTCGGCCGCGGCCGGGATGGTCGCCGGCACCGGGACCGTCCTGGGGGTGCTCCCGCTCGGGACCGCCAACGACTTCGCCCGCACCCTGACCATCCCCACCGACCTGGCCGAGGCCACCCGCACGCTGGCGGTCGGCAAGGTCGTCGACGTCGACCTCGGCCGGGCGCGCGCCTACGGCCCCGGCACGGCGTCGGTCTGCCGGTCCTTCCTCAACGTCGCCTCGACCGGCCTGTCGATCGGCGTCACCGAGCGGCTGCGCCCGGTGCTCAAGCGCCGCCTCGGCCCGCTGGCCTACCCGGTGGCCACGCTCTCGGCGTACCGCCACCACGAGCCGTTCTCGGCACGCCTGGAGTTCCCCGACGGCGACCACGAGACGCTCGAGCTCGAGGACCTGCTGCAGCTGGCGGTGGGCAACGGGCGCCACTACGGCGGCGGCAACGCGGTGTCGCCCACCGCCTCGCTCGACGACCACCGGCTCGACGTCTACGCCATCCGCCGCGGCCGGCTGCGCGACCACGTCTCGATCGCGCGGTTCCTCAAGGACGGCAGCTTCGTCGAGCACGACCAGGTCGACCACCTGCTCACCCGCCGCGTGCGCGTGCACACCGACGCGCCCCGGCCGTTCAACCTCGACGGCGAGCTGGCGCTGGCCACCCCCGTCGACTTCCGCGTCGAGCGCAACGCGCTGCGGGTCGTCGTGCCGCGGGCGGCGACCGCGGCGGCGTACGACGGTCCGGGGCTGGTCGCCGGGGACGCGCCCGCCGCCTGA
- a CDS encoding fatty acid desaturase family protein, which produces MTVLQKQTENPIAHLTAEDIEQIGRELDAIRAEVVAQRGESDAAYIRKVIDVQRKLELGSRAVLLFSLFPPAWVAGTAGLTVAKILENMEIGHNVMHGQWDWMRDPKIHSTTWEWDNASPAEQWKHSHNELHHTYTNVVGKDNDLGYGIMRVDEDQRWHPFYLAQPLWNFINACFFEYGIAAYDLELGKNIKKKRTKSPEFKAKLKQTLGKIKKQATKDYVVHPLLSGPSALNTLAANFVANLGRNLWTHSVIMCGHFPEGVSTFEKKSIEGETKGEWYVRQMLGSANITGSRAMHIATGNLSYQIEHHLFPDLPSNRYQEIAPKVEALFERYGLTYTTGSLPKQVASAWHKVIRLSLPNDFMARKVNPTPIAPRREAEERVAA; this is translated from the coding sequence ATGACCGTCCTGCAGAAGCAGACCGAGAACCCCATCGCCCACCTCACCGCCGAGGACATCGAGCAGATCGGGCGCGAGCTCGACGCCATCCGCGCCGAGGTCGTCGCCCAGCGCGGCGAGAGCGACGCGGCGTACATCCGCAAGGTGATCGACGTGCAGCGCAAGCTCGAGCTCGGCTCGCGCGCCGTGCTGCTCTTCTCGCTGTTCCCGCCGGCCTGGGTCGCGGGCACCGCCGGCCTCACCGTGGCGAAGATCCTCGAGAACATGGAGATCGGCCACAACGTCATGCACGGCCAGTGGGACTGGATGCGCGACCCGAAGATCCACTCGACCACCTGGGAGTGGGACAACGCCTCCCCGGCCGAGCAGTGGAAGCACTCCCACAACGAGCTGCACCACACCTACACGAACGTCGTCGGCAAGGACAACGACCTCGGCTACGGCATCATGCGCGTCGACGAGGACCAGCGCTGGCACCCCTTCTACCTCGCGCAGCCGCTGTGGAACTTCATCAACGCCTGCTTCTTCGAGTACGGCATCGCGGCCTACGACCTCGAGCTCGGCAAGAACATCAAGAAGAAGCGCACCAAGAGCCCCGAGTTCAAGGCCAAGCTGAAGCAGACCCTCGGCAAGATCAAGAAGCAGGCCACCAAGGACTACGTGGTGCACCCGCTGCTGTCGGGCCCCTCGGCGCTCAACACGCTGGCCGCCAACTTCGTGGCGAACCTGGGCCGCAACCTGTGGACCCACTCGGTCATCATGTGCGGCCACTTCCCCGAGGGCGTGTCCACCTTCGAGAAGAAGTCGATCGAGGGCGAGACCAAGGGCGAGTGGTACGTCCGCCAGATGCTCGGCTCGGCCAACATCACCGGCTCGCGCGCCATGCACATCGCCACCGGCAACCTGAGCTACCAGATCGAGCACCACCTCTTCCCCGACCTCCCCAGCAACCGCTACCAGGAGATCGCCCCCAAGGTGGAGGCGCTGTTCGAGCGCTACGGCCTGACCTACACGACCGGCTCGCTGCCCAAGCAGGTCGCCTCCGCGTGGCACAAGGTCATCCGGCTCTCGCTGCCCAACGACTTCATGGCCCGCAAGGTCAACCCCACCCCCATTGCCCCCCGCCGCGAGGCCGAGGAGCGCGTGGCCGCCTGA
- a CDS encoding phytoene desaturase family protein, producing the protein MSGTGPLHGVGESVDAVVVGAGPNGLVAANLLVDAGWSVVVLEAQDTLGGAVRSDRELHPDYVQDTFSAFYPLAAASGAIRSLHLEDHGLAWSHAPAVLGHAFADGGWALQDRDRELTARWMEDEQPGDGEAWLRLCEQWDRVGGSVVDALLSPFPPVRAGLRGLTQLPSAGPGLVADLLRSVIGLGDHRFRGRAPKVLLAGNAGHADLPLDGIGSGVFALMLTMTGQQHGFPVPVGGAGELTQALARRFEAAGGEIRLGTPVVGLDLRDGRVRTVRTAGGPTYDARRAVVASVVATELYGDLVQQGDLPARVRWGMKRFRLDPSTVKVDWALSGPVPWASRPAKAPGTVHVADDRDQLVEATAQVAAGMVPDKPFLLTGQMTTSDPTRSPAGTESLWAYTHVPQPAEHRGDVAGELTGRWDHDDLERFGDRVQQRLERLAPGFGSRVVARRVLGPHQLEERDANLVGGAINGGTSRIGQELVLRPVPGLGRAESGVPGLYLASASAHPGGGVHGAPGANAARAALAHHRVRRAVPWIS; encoded by the coding sequence ATGAGCGGCACCGGTCCGCTGCACGGCGTCGGGGAGAGCGTCGACGCGGTCGTCGTCGGCGCCGGACCCAACGGCCTGGTCGCGGCCAACCTGCTCGTCGACGCCGGCTGGTCGGTCGTCGTGCTCGAGGCCCAGGACACGCTCGGCGGTGCGGTGCGAAGCGACCGCGAGCTGCACCCCGACTACGTCCAGGACACCTTCTCGGCGTTCTACCCCCTGGCTGCGGCTTCCGGGGCGATCCGCTCGCTCCACCTCGAGGACCACGGGCTCGCGTGGTCCCACGCCCCGGCGGTCCTCGGCCACGCGTTCGCCGACGGCGGCTGGGCGCTGCAGGACCGCGACCGCGAGCTCACCGCCCGCTGGATGGAGGACGAGCAGCCCGGCGACGGCGAGGCCTGGCTGCGGCTGTGCGAGCAGTGGGACCGCGTCGGCGGCTCGGTCGTGGACGCGCTGCTGAGCCCGTTCCCCCCGGTGCGCGCCGGCCTGCGCGGGCTGACCCAGCTGCCGTCGGCCGGCCCCGGCCTGGTGGCCGACCTGCTGCGCTCGGTGATCGGCCTGGGCGACCACCGCTTCCGCGGGCGGGCGCCGAAGGTCCTGCTCGCCGGCAACGCCGGGCACGCCGACCTGCCGCTCGACGGCATCGGCTCGGGCGTCTTCGCGCTGATGCTCACCATGACCGGCCAGCAGCACGGCTTCCCGGTGCCGGTCGGCGGCGCGGGCGAGCTGACGCAGGCGCTCGCGCGGCGCTTCGAGGCGGCCGGCGGCGAGATCCGCCTGGGCACCCCCGTCGTCGGCCTGGACCTCCGCGACGGCCGGGTGCGCACCGTGCGCACCGCCGGCGGCCCGACGTACGACGCCCGCCGCGCGGTCGTGGCCTCCGTCGTCGCCACCGAGCTGTACGGCGACCTCGTCCAGCAGGGCGACCTGCCCGCCCGGGTGCGGTGGGGCATGAAGCGGTTCCGCCTCGACCCGAGCACCGTCAAGGTCGACTGGGCGCTCTCGGGGCCGGTGCCGTGGGCCAGCCGTCCCGCCAAGGCCCCGGGGACCGTGCACGTCGCCGACGACCGCGACCAGCTCGTCGAGGCCACCGCTCAGGTCGCCGCCGGGATGGTCCCCGACAAGCCCTTCCTGCTGACCGGCCAGATGACCACCAGCGACCCCACCCGCTCGCCCGCGGGCACGGAGTCGCTGTGGGCCTACACCCACGTGCCGCAGCCGGCCGAGCACCGCGGTGACGTCGCGGGCGAGCTCACCGGCCGCTGGGACCACGACGACCTCGAGCGGTTCGGCGACCGGGTGCAGCAGCGCCTGGAGCGGCTCGCGCCGGGCTTCGGCAGCCGCGTCGTGGCCCGCCGCGTGCTCGGCCCCCACCAGCTGGAGGAGCGCGACGCCAACCTGGTCGGTGGCGCCATCAACGGCGGCACCTCTCGGATCGGCCAGGAGCTGGTGCTGCGCCCGGTGCCGGGACTGGGCCGGGCCGAGAGCGGCGTGCCCGGCCTCTACCTCGCCTCCGCGTCGGCCCACCCGGGCGGGGGCGTCCACGGCGCGCCCGGCGCCAACGCCGCCAGGGCGGCGCTGGCGCACCACCGGGTGCGGCGCGCGGTGCCCTGGATCAGCTGA
- a CDS encoding metallopeptidase family protein — protein MEIGEQEFEGLVSEALDGVPAELAALMDNVVVLVEDEPPAEEPDLLGLYEGIPLTQRDSAYTFAQPDRILVFRGPLTRMCETPEELVEEVRITVVHEIAHHFGIGDHALHDLGYA, from the coding sequence ATGGAGATCGGCGAGCAGGAGTTCGAGGGGCTGGTGTCCGAGGCGCTCGACGGGGTGCCGGCGGAGCTGGCCGCGCTGATGGACAACGTCGTGGTGCTGGTGGAGGACGAGCCGCCGGCCGAGGAGCCGGACCTGCTGGGGCTCTACGAGGGCATCCCGCTGACCCAGCGCGACTCGGCGTACACCTTCGCCCAGCCCGACCGGATCCTCGTCTTCCGGGGGCCGCTGACGCGGATGTGCGAGACGCCCGAGGAGCTGGTCGAGGAGGTCCGGATCACGGTCGTGCACGAGATCGCGCACCACTTCGGCATCGGCGACCACGCGCTCCACGACCTCGGCTACGCCTGA
- a CDS encoding acylphosphatase: protein MRAVEVLVTGKVQGVAFRAYAAREADRLGVAGWVRNRSDGTVHALVEGEEEAVESMLAWLRRGSPSARVHHLAVVDTDPDDLVGFVVEP, encoded by the coding sequence ATGCGAGCCGTCGAGGTGCTGGTGACCGGCAAGGTCCAGGGCGTCGCGTTCCGCGCGTACGCCGCCCGCGAGGCCGACCGGCTCGGGGTCGCCGGCTGGGTGCGCAACCGCAGCGACGGCACCGTGCACGCCTTGGTGGAGGGCGAGGAGGAGGCGGTGGAGTCGATGCTCGCCTGGCTGCGACGCGGGTCGCCCAGCGCGCGGGTCCACCACCTCGCGGTCGTCGACACCGACCCCGACGACCTGGTCGGGTTCGTGGTCGAGCCGTGA
- a CDS encoding VOC family protein — protein sequence MLEHATVTANIPAADLARARGFWADKLGLTPVQEIEGVVLLYRTGGGSVFTVYQTEHAGTSGPTVAQLHVADVAGTARELRDRGVVFEHYDDMPGVTWDGDVASSEGLGQAAWFKDSEQNVLCLDSGFPAEVLGG from the coding sequence ATGCTCGAGCACGCCACCGTCACCGCCAACATCCCCGCCGCCGACCTCGCCCGGGCCCGCGGCTTCTGGGCCGACAAGCTCGGCCTCACCCCCGTCCAGGAGATCGAGGGCGTGGTGCTCCTCTACCGCACGGGCGGCGGCTCGGTGTTCACCGTCTACCAGACCGAGCACGCCGGCACCTCGGGCCCGACCGTCGCGCAGCTCCACGTCGCCGACGTGGCGGGGACGGCCCGCGAGCTCCGCGACCGCGGCGTGGTGTTCGAGCACTACGACGACATGCCCGGCGTCACCTGGGACGGCGACGTCGCCTCGAGCGAGGGCCTCGGTCAGGCGGCCTGGTTCAAGGACAGCGAGCAGAACGTGCTCTGCCTCGACAGCGGCTTCCCCGCCGAGGTGCTCGGCGGGTGA
- a CDS encoding DNA-formamidopyrimidine glycosylase family protein, producing MPELPEVESARQVIEASGLGRRIVEVDDHDTYECRPHRPGEIRAALLDRHLTAAHRRGKLMWCETSAPASAVASRGGPGPLLGLHLGMSGRILVEEPDEDGSREGGDAPGPSGATRPRKEEWYRFTLTFDDGGRLRLLDKRRLGRVRLDPDLDALGPDAGEIGREEFRARVGRGTAPLKARLLDQATLAGVGNLLADEVLWQARLSPLRPVGELGTDELDALRRALRQGIRSAIRQGGVHTGEVVPHRGRGRHCPRCGAEMTRATVGSRTTWWCPAEQH from the coding sequence GTGCCGGAGCTTCCCGAGGTCGAGTCCGCCCGCCAGGTCATCGAGGCCTCCGGGCTGGGCCGACGCATCGTCGAGGTGGACGACCACGACACCTACGAGTGCCGCCCGCACCGTCCCGGCGAGATCCGCGCGGCCCTGCTCGACCGCCACCTCACCGCAGCCCACCGCCGCGGCAAGCTGATGTGGTGCGAGACCTCCGCGCCCGCGTCGGCCGTCGCCTCGCGCGGCGGTCCCGGCCCCCTGCTCGGGCTGCACCTGGGCATGAGCGGCCGGATCCTGGTGGAGGAGCCCGACGAGGACGGCTCGCGCGAGGGCGGTGACGCCCCGGGGCCCTCCGGGGCGACGCGTCCTCGCAAGGAGGAGTGGTACCGCTTCACGCTCACCTTCGACGACGGCGGCCGGCTGCGGCTCCTCGACAAGCGCCGGCTCGGCCGGGTGCGGCTCGACCCCGACCTCGACGCCCTGGGGCCCGACGCCGGCGAGATCGGCCGCGAGGAGTTCCGCGCCCGGGTCGGACGGGGCACCGCCCCGCTCAAGGCCCGGCTGCTCGACCAGGCGACGCTCGCCGGCGTCGGCAACCTGCTCGCCGACGAGGTCCTCTGGCAGGCGCGGCTCTCGCCGCTGCGCCCCGTCGGCGAGCTGGGCACCGACGAGCTCGACGCGCTGCGGCGGGCGCTGCGCCAGGGCATCCGCTCGGCCATCCGCCAGGGCGGGGTGCACACCGGCGAGGTCGTCCCCCACCGGGGACGCGGCCGGCACTGCCCCCGGTGCGGTGCGGAGATGACCCGGGCCACGGTCGGGAGCCGCACCACGTGGTGGTGCCCGGCCGAGCAGCACTGA
- a CDS encoding SDR family oxidoreductase, whose translation MTVAHVTGAARGIGKAIATRLVADGHDVAVSDLPSMRDELETTARELADGAATRVVALTGDVSDPGSVRALVADTVAELGSLDVMVANAGIAQTKALLDVTPEEYDAVHAVNGRGVFLCYTEAARQMIAQGGGGKIIGAASIAAHKGFALLGVYCSSKFAVRSLTQSAAQEWASHGITVNAYCPGIVDTTMWEEIDHDLGEINHVGKGESMQAMAAGIALGRVSTGEDVAKLVSFLAGPDSDYMTGQSVLVDGGMVFS comes from the coding sequence ATGACCGTCGCCCACGTCACCGGAGCCGCCCGCGGGATCGGGAAGGCCATCGCCACGCGCCTGGTCGCCGACGGCCACGACGTCGCCGTCTCGGACCTGCCGTCGATGCGCGACGAGCTGGAGACCACCGCCCGGGAGCTGGCCGACGGGGCTGCCACGCGGGTGGTGGCGCTGACCGGCGACGTCTCCGACCCCGGGTCGGTGCGGGCCCTGGTGGCCGACACCGTGGCCGAGCTCGGCTCGCTCGACGTCATGGTCGCCAACGCCGGCATCGCGCAGACCAAGGCGCTGCTCGACGTGACGCCCGAGGAGTACGACGCGGTGCACGCGGTGAACGGCCGCGGCGTCTTCCTCTGCTACACCGAGGCCGCCCGCCAGATGATCGCGCAGGGCGGCGGCGGCAAGATCATCGGCGCCGCCTCGATCGCGGCCCACAAGGGCTTCGCGCTGCTCGGGGTCTACTGCTCCTCCAAGTTCGCCGTCCGGTCGCTGACCCAGAGCGCCGCCCAGGAGTGGGCCTCGCACGGCATCACGGTCAACGCCTACTGCCCCGGCATCGTGGACACCACGATGTGGGAGGAGATCGACCACGACCTCGGCGAGATCAACCACGTCGGCAAGGGCGAGTCGATGCAGGCGATGGCGGCCGGGATCGCGCTCGGCCGGGTCTCGACCGGCGAGGACGTGGCCAAGCTGGTCAGCTTCCTCGCCGGCCCCGACTCCGACTACATGACCGGGCAGTCCGTGCTGGTCGACGGCGGCATGGTCTTCAGCTGA
- a CDS encoding ferredoxin reductase, with translation MATTTSSPRPTGSARGTSRDWTRTLRRGALRVAELAATPLVPDDYLDVFNPLRAGAALRGRVEEVHPETADAATIVIRPGADWAGHVPGQYVRIGIDVDGVRQWRAYSLTHGPRADGRISITVKAVPDGKVSHHLVHRAPVGALVHLEQATGDFVLPTEGGKLLFVTAGSGITPVIGMLRNLFPVTDSGALELERSAAYDITVVHVAPTEPDSIFLDQLRVLDRAGLIHLVARYDDEHGVLDVGDLATLVPDLDARTTLACGPAGLLAALEEHHTARGLELLTEQFRATTLVTGEGGTVDFTESGISLEASGDRPILDQAEEAGVLMPSGCRMGVCFGCVLPLREGVVRDLRSGDITSAVEGDGVNIQTCISAAAGPCRIGH, from the coding sequence ATGGCCACCACGACCTCCTCCCCTCGACCCACCGGGTCGGCACGCGGGACCAGCCGTGACTGGACGCGCACGCTGCGACGTGGCGCGCTCCGCGTCGCCGAGCTGGCAGCGACCCCGCTGGTGCCCGACGACTACCTCGACGTCTTCAACCCGCTGCGCGCGGGCGCGGCCCTGCGCGGCCGGGTCGAGGAGGTCCACCCCGAGACCGCCGACGCCGCCACCATCGTCATCAGGCCCGGCGCCGACTGGGCCGGCCACGTGCCGGGCCAGTACGTCCGCATCGGCATCGACGTCGACGGCGTCCGCCAGTGGCGCGCCTACTCCCTGACCCACGGCCCCCGCGCCGACGGCCGCATCTCGATCACCGTCAAGGCGGTGCCGGACGGCAAGGTCAGCCACCACCTCGTCCACCGCGCCCCCGTCGGCGCGCTGGTCCACCTCGAGCAGGCCACCGGCGACTTCGTGCTGCCGACCGAGGGCGGCAAGCTGCTGTTCGTCACCGCCGGCTCGGGCATCACCCCGGTCATCGGGATGCTGCGCAACCTCTTCCCCGTGACCGACTCCGGCGCCCTGGAGCTCGAGCGCAGCGCGGCGTACGACATCACGGTCGTGCACGTCGCGCCGACCGAGCCCGACTCGATCTTCCTCGACCAGCTGCGCGTGCTCGACCGCGCCGGCCTGATCCACCTCGTGGCCCGCTACGACGACGAGCACGGCGTCCTCGACGTGGGCGACCTGGCCACGCTGGTCCCCGACCTCGACGCCCGCACCACGCTGGCCTGCGGCCCCGCCGGCCTGCTGGCCGCGCTCGAGGAGCACCACACCGCCCGCGGGCTCGAGCTGCTCACCGAGCAGTTCCGCGCCACCACGCTGGTCACCGGCGAGGGCGGCACCGTCGACTTCACCGAGAGCGGCATCTCGCTCGAGGCCAGCGGCGACCGCCCGATCCTGGACCAGGCCGAGGAGGCCGGGGTGCTGATGCCCAGCGGCTGCCGCATGGGCGTCTGCTTCGGGTGCGTGCTCCCGCTGCGCGAAGGGGTCGTCCGCGACCTGCGCAGCGGCGACATCACCTCCGCCGTCGAGGGCGACGGCGTCAACATCCAGACCTGCATCTCCGCCGCCGCCGGCCCCTGCCGCATCGGCCACTGA
- a CDS encoding SRPBCC family protein, with protein MAVVERLVQSPSDTIWEVLGDGWLYPVWVVGASRMREVDDSWPAVGAELHHSVGAWPALLDDTTQVLECEPGTHLLLTARGWPMGEARVDIRLAPEGTATRVRLEEDAVSGPGALVPRPLRSPGIAWRNTETLRRLAFLAERRR; from the coding sequence ATGGCAGTCGTCGAACGTCTCGTCCAGTCCCCCTCCGACACGATCTGGGAGGTCCTCGGCGACGGCTGGCTCTACCCCGTCTGGGTCGTCGGCGCCTCGCGGATGCGCGAGGTCGACGACTCCTGGCCCGCGGTGGGTGCCGAGCTGCACCACTCCGTCGGCGCCTGGCCCGCGCTGCTCGACGACACCACCCAGGTGCTCGAGTGCGAGCCGGGCACGCACCTGCTGCTCACCGCGAGGGGGTGGCCCATGGGGGAGGCGCGGGTCGACATCCGGCTCGCCCCCGAGGGCACCGCGACCCGGGTGAGGCTGGAGGAGGACGCCGTGTCGGGGCCGGGCGCGCTGGTGCCCCGTCCGCTGCGCTCGCCGGGCATCGCCTGGCGCAACACCGAGACCCTGCGGCGGCTGGCCTTCCTCGCCGAGCGACGCCGATGA